The Lycium barbarum isolate Lr01 chromosome 12, ASM1917538v2, whole genome shotgun sequence genome includes a region encoding these proteins:
- the LOC132625172 gene encoding CBL-interacting serine/threonine-protein kinase 12-like, with product MAGTATAGDTSTSSNLAPARSVSKKENQGLLLGRYVIGKLLGHGTFAKVYQARNVKSNDSVAIKVIDKEKILKVGLIDHIKREISILKRVRHPNIVELHEVMATKAKIYFVMEYVKGGELFNKVAKGRLKEEVARKYFQQLISAVAFCHARGVYHRDLKPENILLDEDGNVKVSDFGLSAISEQIKQDGLFHTFCGTPAYVAPEVLGRKGYDAAKVDIWSCGVILFVLMAGYLPFHDQNIMAMYKKIYKGEFRCPRWFSPELTRFLKHLLHIIPEKRITIQEIMNNKWFKKGFKHVKFYIEDDKMCSINDDEYGGVDYSSDISESESEVEIKRRSASLPRPASLNAFDIISFSRGFDLSGLFEEGGDGSRFVSGAPVPKIISKLEEIAKVVSFAVRKKDCKVSMEGSKEGAKGPLTVAAEIFELTPSLRVVEVKKKGGDSVEYEEFYNRELKPGLQNLTHEVVHPVDSSHLPSDTE from the coding sequence ATGGCTGGCACAGCTACAGCCGGCGATACAAGCACTAGCAGTAATTTAGCTCCGGCTAGAAGTGTAAGCAAAAAGGAAAATCAGGGGCTTTTATTGGGTAGATATGTAATTGGGAAATTACTTGGTCATGGTACTTTTGCTAAGGTGTACCAGGCTAGGAATGTTAAGTCAAATGATAGTGTTGCAATTAAGGTTATTGATAAAGAGAAGATCTTGAAAGTTGGTCTTATTGATCATATAAAACGTGAGATCTCTATTCTTAAAAGAGTTAGGCATCCAAACATTGTTGAATTGCATGAAGTTATGGCTACGAAAGCCAAGATTTACTTTGTTATGGAGTATGTTAAAGGTGGTGAGCTCTTTAACAAGGTTGCCAAAGGCAGGCTTAAAGAAGAAGTTGCTAGAAAATATTTCCAGCAGTTAATCTCTGCTGTCGCGTTTTGTCATGCCCGTGGTGTTTACCATAGGGATTTAAAACCAGAAAATATTCTATTAGATGAAGATGGCAATGTCAAAGTTTCTGATTTTGGCCTTAGTGCTATTTCGGAACAGATTAAGCAAGATGGGCTTTTTCATACTTTTTGTGGTACCCCGGCTTATGTGGCGCCGGAGGTGCTAGGTAGAAAGGGTTATGATGCAGCTAAAGTTGATATTTGGTCATGTGGGGTGATACTTTTTGTGTTAATGGCAGGGTATTTACCATTTCATGATCAGAATATTATGGCTATGTATAAGAAGATATATAAGGGTGAATTTAGATGTCCTAGATGGTTTTCGCCTGAATTAACTCGGTTTTTAAAGCACCTCCTTCATATAATTCCTGAAAAGAGGATCACTATTCAGGAGATTATGAACAATAAGTGGTTCAAGAAGGGTTTTAAACATGTCAAATTTTACATTGAGGATGATAAGATGTGTAGTATAAATGATGATGAATATGGCGGGGTTGATTATTCGTCTGATATATCAGAGTCTGAATCTGAGGTGGAGATAAAGAGGAGGTCGGCTAGTTTGCCGAGGCCTGCTagcttgaatgcatttgatatcATTTCGTTTTCCCGGGGCTTTGATTTGTCCGGTTTGTTTGAGGAGGGAGGAGACGGGTCAAGGTTTGTATCGGGGGCTCCCGTGCCCAAGATCATAAGCAAGTTGGAGGAAATTGCTAAAGTTGTGAGCTTTGCAGTAAGGAAGAAGGATTGTAAAGTGAGTATGGAGGGGTCTAAGGAGGGTGCCAAGGGACCGTTGACAGTTGCAGCTGAGATATTTGAGTTGACGCCATCGTTGAGAGTTGTTGAGGTGAAGAAGAAAGGAGGAGATAGCGTGGAGTACGAGGAGTTTTACAACAGGGAACTGAAGCCAGGGTTACAGAATTTAACTCATGAAGTCGTCCATCCTGTTGACTCATCTCATTTGCCATCAGATACTGAATAG
- the LOC132623639 gene encoding CBL-interacting serine/threonine-protein kinase 20 — protein MTTKNEKKGNILMQRYEIGKLLGQGTFAKVYHARNLKTGQSVAIKVIDKEKVMKVGLIDQIKREISVMRLIKHPNVVQLYEVMASKTKIYFAMEYVRGGELFNKVAKGRLKEDAARKYFQQLIAAVDFCHSRDVYHRDLKPENLLLDEAGNLKVSDFGLSALFDSKRQDGLLHTTCGTPAYVAPEVINKRGYDGEKADIWSCGVVLFVLLAGYLPFHDQNLMEMYKKISKGEFKCPQWFHPEVRKLLSRILDPNPNSRITLIKLMENYWFKKGFKQIDKTPNPGKDQHESPRSVFDIEDNNSDGEGPSNAKKDQDSTITMKPTCLNAFDIISLSPGFDLSGLFEKERDRRSEARFTAKKPASIIVSKLEEMASNESFNVLKKDGTVTMQSIKEGRKGQLAIDAEIFEITPSFHVVEVSKKSGDTMEYKKFFDQGLKTSLKDIVWTWQGCEQPQQVENQERN, from the exons ATGACTACCAAGAACGAGAAGAAAGGCAATATATTGATGCAAAGGTATGAGATTGGGAAATTGCTTGGCCAAGGGACATTTGCCAAAGTATACCATGCAAGAAATCTCAAAACTGGTCAAAGTGTTGCTATAAAGGTGATTGACAAAGAGAAGGTGATGAAGGTTGGCTTAATTGATCAAATCAAACGTGAAATCTCTGTCATGAGGCTAATCAAGCACCCAAATGTTGTCCAGCTTTATGAGGTTATGGCTAGCAAAACAAAAATCTATTTTGCCATGGAATATGTTAGAGGTGGTGAACTTTTCAACAAGGTTGCTAAAGGCAGGCTTAAAGAAGATGCTGCAAGAAAATACTTCCAACAATTAATAGCTGCAGTCGATTTCTGCCATAGCCGTGACGTCTATCACCGTGATCTCAAGCCCGAAAATCTCCTCCTTGACGAAG CTGGAAACTTGAAAGTTTCCGATTTCGGGCTTAGTGCATTGTTTGATTCCAAAAGGCAAGATGGTCTCCTCCACACAACATGTGGAACACCAGCCTATGTAGCTCCAGAGGTGATCAACAAGAGAGGTTATGATGGTGAAAAGGCAGACATTTGGTCATGTGGTGTCGTTTTATTCGTATTATTAGCAGGTTATTTGCCATTCCATGATCAAAACCTTATGGAAATGTACAAGAAAATAAGCAAAGGGGAATTCAAGTGTCCACAATGGTTCCATCCAGAGGTAAGAAAGCTACTCTCAAGGATTCTTGATCCAAATCCAAACTCAAGAATTACTTTAATTAAACTCATGGAGAATTATTGGTTCAAAAAAGGATTCAAACAAATCGATAAGACCCCGAATCCAGGGAAAGATCAACATGAATCGCCTCGTAGTGTTTTCGATATTGAGGACAATAATTCAGATGGAGAGGGACCTTCCAATGCAAAAAAAGATCAAGATTCAACAATAACAATGAAGCCTACTTGCTTAAATGCATTTGATATCATTTCTCTTTCTCCTGGTTTCGATCTATCTGGATTATTCGAGAAGGAGAGAGATAGAAGATCAGAGGCAAGATTCACAGCCAAAAAGCCAGCTTCTATTATTGTGTCGAAATTAGAGGAAATGGCTTCAAATGAGAGCTTTAATGTGCTGAAAAAAGATGGGACAGTGACAATGCAGAGTATTAAAGAAGGCAGAAAAGGGCAGCTAGCAATTGATGCAGAGATTTTCGAAATTACACCTTCATTTCATGTTGTGGAAGTGAGTAAAAAATCAGGTGACACAATGGAATACAAGAAATTCTTTGATCAGGGATTGAAGACTTCACTTAAAGATATTGTTTGGACATGGCAAGGTTGTGAGCAGCCACAGCAAGttgaaaatcaagaaagaaaTTGA